tagtgcggtcacgagaataaaagagtttttgttgcatccttccctgccttcctttccttaaggctggatgtaacaaaAGCTTATACacacaaaattattgtaatcgCAAATTAtggaatattaatataaaatattacaataataatttgaaaatataagaatacgaccacattaaaatgatatttaaaataagaattgaataaaaatatagcggaataattatatttctttgttgttGAGCATGGTTAATGGTGTCTCAGGAATTTCTGGTTCCCAAAATcctaaaacaaattattatatattttacataattaatgtattaatgttTCAATGTCCTACTCTTAACAGTTACACTATTGAGTTTATATCTCTTGTGGCAAGATATATAAGTATACTATCAATTACTTGACTTTCTACTTAAAACTGCGATTAACTAATGTAGAATGTACTTTATGCCGCGGCCGTCTTGCGCCTTGTCGTATAAAATAGAAACACGCCTTAAACGTAGATAAAACGGCCAGTGATGCCATACTTGGGAGAGGCAATACTGAAAACGGCGCACGGCGCTCGAGTGCTTGTAAGCAAGACGTTCTGTACGACGCATACGGCACATGTGCTTGAATTGATCGAAGGGCTATTATATCTAGGAGAAGTGAGAAAACacgaaaaattttcaaaaaatatagaGGAAAGGAGaaaccacacacacacacacacacacacacaaatcttCGGCGTATAGTGTTCATTATCGAGCCTGAAAAGTTTACGTTCGCGTGTGCTGTGTTTATAAGCCGCCACGGGCGGATCGAATTTACGAAGCGGAGGATACAATAGCTGCTTATAAGAATATAATGTAAGTAAATGAcacatatattattcaatattatatttatcaaataatagtaGATAATGTACGCGTTCATATTGCTTGAACTTCCTTTTTGCTGTAGCCAGTGTAGAAATAACCTCACAAAAATAGCAGTGAAATTCACATTTTTGTCACGTggattttatatgaaaattcgTAGAATTGACGTGATAATAATGTGGATTTCACGAATTGTTTttgtagaaaagaaaataaaatgcatcTACACTTGACCTTTATTCTTGGCATTGGCTGTATAAGATTGCACTATTTCAGAAGCTatcttttcattttatattagaaaaaaagataaactttgCATTAATACAGCCTAGTAAAGCCAGTgcaggaataaaaaacaaatccaCAGAATCTAGATGCTAGAAGTGCAAGCAATGCAAATAAACTGATTATTGTATATgctaattgtgtattttttataattttagatatatGTGAAATAAGCGTATCAAGAGTGCATCAGAAAGTGTGACTATTAGAAGAGATTTACTATACGATGTCGCAGTAAGTTATttactttgtttcttttattgctATACGAGCTACACTAGATCGCATTAGTTGACATAAGCTCTGTTTTTTATTACTGCACATATCGTTATTATATTcctttgatttatatatatatatatattttagcaattttattaacactagtcaaatttttataacaaagaaatataataataatgtatgttttattttatgtgcTTTAATTCAGTATAATCAGTATAATTTAATgcatgaaaatttaaaacaattatttaaaataattaatttaaaataattttaaaatatttgttgaataaggctagattgtaataattacatataataagtCATTTTATATCAGTTTTGTATAACAGATCtggattaaatattataaaaatgaaaaattttctattggAAGCTGGCCAGTCGCTCTACTATAAGCCTCTTCATATGGTATCGAGAAGGCAACAAAGATTAAGATTAGCTCGCcgaaaacaaataataaaaaaaacaaaatcactTTTGATAGAGAATGATTGTTGCAAACATCTATGCTAAAAATGAAGTTCAACATTTTAATGACTGCAACGTAAATCATCTTGTACAAGACACTCAGTTTAATTCAATTGTGCAACTTTCTACAAATGAACAATCTTCTGATTTATATACAGACAATATAGATGAGGTTAAAGTTAGAAATACTTGTAATACGGTAATGTTTCAGAAAAATTTAGCAGCTGTTCTAGTCGACGCAAATCATGTTCTCGGCAATCGTATTTTAAAACTTCTAAGAACTCATAATTGCTTTACATTTTTACCTGCAGATATTAGATCATTACTTTTGACGCCACGGCattcttcaattttatataaagttgaGCCAGGAGAATATTTACATATTggagtaaaaaaatgtttagccGAAATTCttgaagaaacacattttttatcaattccCGAAGTTCTCGAAATTGACATTAGTACGGATGGAGCACAATTATATAGAAATGGAAAACATAATATTTGGCCAATTCAATGCAGAATTGCTAATATTCCAAAATCTATTCCAAAAACTATAGGAATATATAAAGGTTCAAAAAAACCTAAGAGTGCAGAAGAGTTTTTCCAATATTGTAACTCagattttcatgaaatttttaatgaggGTGGTatcatttttaaagataaaaaattctcaataaaACTGCGACGTTTTATCGGAGATGCACCAGCTAGAGCATTTATTTTAGGACATAAGAGTCACCGTTCTTTTAATCCATGCTCAAAATGTACAATAAACGGATTTAGTATTGGAAGATGTACGGTACTTAGAGGCATTAAGCATAGGCAACGTATACATGAAGAGTATAGACAACAAATTGATGAGGAACATCATAAATGTTCAAGTCCATTATCTCATTTACCTTTTGATATGGTTAAAGATGTTGTGTTTGAATATATGCATATGTGTTGCCTAggagttatgaaaaaattaatcgtgACATGCATACGTGGGGATTATACAAAAAACGCCAAATTATCGGGaatccaaattaaaattatttcaaatcgaTTAAAGATTCTCTCAAAACACTGTCCACGAGAATTTGCACGCCGCGTTGAATCACTTAATGACTATGATCAATTTAAAGCCACTCAATGGCGtcaaattatgttatatattgGAATAGTATGCTTTAAAGAAGTTGTTAAGGATTACATATATgatcattttttacttttccatACATCCATGCGCATTCTTGTTTCATCGGTATGTAATACGAATAGAAATCTAGTTTTTTCTGAAATAGCAATCGAAAAATTTGTGTTACTCTGTGAAAACATTTATGGCTTaacttttttatcatataatatacACGGAATTTTCCATTTGGTCGAAGATGTACTCCGATTTGGCTCTTTAGACAGTTATTCAGCATTTCCATATGAAAACAGCATgccttttttcagaaaaatgtgtAGAAAACCACATCTTTCCTTGCAGCAAATTGCTGCAAGACATGCAGAGAAAGAGCagtgcaaaaagaaatttattgtacagaataattgtattaaagtgTGGAAAAAACACGAGGAAGGTCCATTACCTTTCGCTGACGCTGATTCTAGAATATAtgatcaatataaatttttgaaaactccGGATATGACAATTGGTGTTTGTGCACGCGATGATTGTTGCATTTTATCAGATTCAAGTATATgttgcgtaaaaaatattttgcattatgaaaatgattattttattgttgttaaaaaatttcagcAAGTAgtagatttttttcaatattggcatTGGTTCATCTTGTGTCGGTATTTATAAATGCTCTGAATTAGcttataattatgatattatcttaataaaacCGCCCTCGTCTGGCTCTAGCGACTCCGGAGACGGTTCCGACGGCGATACGATATTCGAAAATAAGCATAGTATAAGTGAAACCATgtctaatcaaaatatttttgctactctaaaatacaatttttgggACTAGCCGGATATTATAGAAGATTTATacctaatttttctaaattagcTAAACCATTAACAAACCTATTAAAAAATGAGGTACGATTTGAATGGAAATCGGATCAAGAAGAATCATTTGAAAcgcttaaacaaaaattatgcgAAGAACCAGTCCTGCAATATCCTGATTTTTCAAAACCTTTTGTTTTAACTACCGACGCTTCCGGAATAGCAGTAGGAGGCATATTATCTcaaggagaaataaataaagatttaccgATAGCATACGCTTCGAGAACTCTAACCGACAACGaattaaaatatgatacatATGAAAAGAAAGCTTTAGCAATAATTTATTGCGTTAAACACTTCCGACCGTATTTATATGGACGAAAATTCACCTTAGTTACGGATCATAAACCTCTGGCTTGGTTTAAGAATGCGCAAGACGCTAACATGAGAATACTCCGCTGGAGATTGAAACTAGCAGAATATGATTATGACGTTGTTTACAAGGCAGGTAAAACCAACGTAAATGCTGATGCCTTATCTAGAAATCCCGTAAATCTCGAGGATGCAGATTGCAATGTGATTAAACACAATAAATCTCTTAATCCTAATGATCCAAAAGATGcagaattaatttcaaaaatgttagaaGAATCagatgaagaagaagaggacGAAAATTTCGAGCTTTATCTTTCAGACAACGAAGAAATAGACGAGTGCGTGCCGGGCGATTTAGCCGACGAGCACCACGATTTGACAACGTCTGTACATAAGAAAACGAGTGAAGCACTAAAAACTCAGGTCGAAACAGCTATTATACATGACCCTCCTGACCATAATGGAATACAGACACGAAGTTAAACAAAGAATAAGAATACTCAATCACCAGAAGAATTAAGAGATTATGAAGAGGAAATTagagaaataaaagataaaaatgatccACCAGACAAATCAATCGAGAAAAAGGAAGACGAGAAAATAAACAGCGAAGatgaaaaatcaattattgAAAATCAAGATCGAGTCACGAATAAAACTCACACAAAACCTACAGTGATTaatatacaaacatttaaaGGAAATGTAATTGAAACACGAGATTTATTATTCTTACGCAAAGATAACATTGCCTATTTTACTGACACAAACGGAAAACCACTAGATAAAGGTTCACAAAAGTTATTCGAGCGGAACGAATTACCAGATTTAAGCTCTCTTACATTAAGCCAAgcaaaagcaataaaatatttcattcagTTAATgcgaataatacaaatattttgtcaCGACAATTCAGCATTAATAGAAATAGTTCTCAACGTAAAATCCTTCAAGAATCAAACATTATAACAGAAAACATTAGACAACCAGCTGTTCagctaaataatattcaaaatttaagaaatgataATAGACAGCTCTTAAACAATGTACAACCACGTCGTCAGcaatcttttcaaaatattacattcgaCAATCCATCAGAAGACTCAAATCATATACAAGAGGTGGAAAATACAGTATCAGTTGAGCCACTTCAA
The DNA window shown above is from Solenopsis invicta isolate M01_SB chromosome 10, UNIL_Sinv_3.0, whole genome shotgun sequence and carries:
- the LOC113003588 gene encoding uncharacterized protein LOC113003588 — its product is MIVANIYAKNEVQHFNDCNVNHLVQDTQFNSIVQLSTNEQSSDLYTDNIDEVKVRNTCNTVMFQKNLAAVLVDANHVLGNRILKLLRTHNCFTFLPADIRSLLLTPRHSSILYKVEPGEYLHIGVKKCLAEILEETHFLSIPEVLEIDISTDGAQLYRNGKHNIWPIQCRIANIPKSIPKTIGIYKGSKKPKSAEEFFQYCNSDFHEIFNEGGIIFKDKKFSIKLRRFIGDAPARAFILGHKSHRSFNPCSKCTINGFSIGRCTVLRGIKHRQRIHEEYRQQIDEEHHKCSSPLSHLPFDMVKDVVFEYMHMCCLGVMKKLIVTCIRGDYTKNAKLSGIQIKIISNRLKILSKHCPREFARRVESLNDYDQFKATQWRQIMLYIGIVCFKEVVKDYIYDHFLLFHTSMRILVSSVCNTNRNLVFSEIAIEKFVLLCENIYGLTFLSYNIHGIFHLVEDVLRFGSLDSYSAFPYENSMPFFRKMCRKPHLSLQQIAARHAEKEQCKKKFIVQNNCIKVWKKHEEGPLPFADADSRIYDQYKFLKTPDMTIGVCARDDCCILSDSSICCVKNILHYENDYFIVVKKFQQVVDFFQYWHWFILCRYL